Below is a window of Poecilia reticulata strain Guanapo unplaced genomic scaffold, Guppy_female_1.0+MT scaffold_409, whole genome shotgun sequence DNA.
AGAGGTGAACGTTACAGTTAGAGTGGTTAGTATTCCTCTGACTTTATGAAGTATGTACACCAGATTCCTCCTGTACGTTTGTTACCCACATCCtgccaaaaaaagaagaagaaaaaaacagaaacacccgCCACAACCTTGCTGGCACTAACAGCCAGGggctaaataaaaatctggatttctaaaaaaatgatttaagcaCATCATCAACAGACagatgtaaagcattttttgCTTGTGTCTCCTTTTGCAGCTCATATGGAGGAAGAACCATCAATGCCTCAGCAGACCTTAAACCGACGGCAGGACGGCTGTACTGACCATGAGGCACGTTAGAAACTAAGCAACACGTCAACATCCACAccaaaataaaagggaaaaagtttgagaaaatctGCTTGAGAAACCTACACCCGACCATGGCTGTGAACACTGCCAAGACAGCGTCAAGTTTTCTCTCGACAACTGCAACAACCGCCACGGGCCCGTTGCTCTCAACGAGCCTCGGACCCAGAGAAAACATCACCTCAAGAACATTTATGACTGTTACCCTAAcgacagcagcaacaacaaacgAGAGCAGCTTCAACGCCACCGCGGCTCCAAACGTGGTGATTGAGGGCTCGAGTGTTGGAATGCTGCTGGTGCCCTTCGGCATCATCACCCTCATTGGCCTAGCGGTGGCAATAGTAAGGAACTGATTCAAGATTCTCCTACGTTGTACTTAACTCCTTTTGATGATCTAGTTAATAgatattttaatgtctttttttattacagatgcTGTACATTC
It encodes the following:
- the LOC103460976 gene encoding uncharacterized protein C3orf18 homolog; its protein translation is MAVNTAKTASSFLSTTATTATGPLLSTSLGPRENITSRTFMTVTLTTAATTNESSFNATAAPNVVIEGSSVGMLLVPFGIITLIGLAVAIMLYIRKRKR